The genomic DNA ATTTCCTTTCTGCTGGCGATCGCATTTTAGTCGGTTCTAACGGTAAATTCGGTGAACGTTGGGTAGAAGTTGGTAAAGCTTTTGGTTTAAATGTCGAAACTATCAGCGCAGAATGGGGAAAACCTTTAGATCCTGCTCAGTTTGCAGAGAAATTACAAGCTGATACCAACAAAGAAATCAAAGCTGTCATTATCACCCACAGCGAAACCTCCACAGGTGTAATTAATGATTTGGCAGCTATTAATAGTCATGTCAAAGCCCACGGTGAAGCCTTAATTATTGTTGATGCTGTCACTAGCTTGGGTGCTTATAACGTGGCTGTTGATGCTTTAGGTTTAGATGTAGTGGCTTCTGGTTCTCAAAAAGGTTACATGATACCCCCCGGTTTAGGATTTGTATCTGTCAGTCCTAAAGCTTGGGAAGCATACAAAACTGCGAAATTGCCCAAATATTATTTAGATTTAGGTAAATATCGTAAATCTACTGCTAAAAATACCACTCCTTTTACTCCCCCAGTTAACTTAATGGTGGCATTACACACCACCTTGGGGATGATGAAAAAAGAAGGTTTAGAGTCTATTTTTGCTCGTCATGAACGTCAAAAAAATGCTACTCGTGCGGCCATGAAAGCTTTAAACTTACCATTGTTTGCACCTGATGAATGTGCTAGTCCAGCTATTACCGCTGTTTCAGTACCGGGTATGGAAGCTGATAAAATTCGGTCATTAATGAAAAAGCGGTTTGATATTGCCTTAGCTGGTGGTCAAGACCATTTAAGTAATAAAATTTTCCGGATTGGTCATTTAGGATTTGTCTGCGATCGCGATATTCTCAGCTGCATTGCATCCCTAGAAGTTGTCCTTGCAGAACTAGGTTATGACAAATTTACTCCTGGTGCTGGAATAGGCGCGGCTGCTAAAGTGTTTGGATAAGAGAATAGGTGACAGTAAACTAATTAGGGTTTGCTGATAAAGTCTTGTCGTGGAGACAGGTGACAGGTGACAGGTGACAGGTGACAGTTTCAAGAGTTGGATGGGAACTATTTTTCCTTGAAGCAGGAATTAAATGCAAGGTTTTTCAGTTCTCACCTCATCAAAGCTTGCATTTTTTGAAAGTCAAAATCGCTAAAATCGTTTACCTGTAATGTTTTGAGATTTATTCAGCAAGCCCTAATTAAAACATAATAATTAACATTAAAAAGGCGAGTCTTGTCATGAACTCGCCCTTTTATTTTGGATGTGAATGAGTAAAAATTCTTAGTGTTGATTTTCTGTTTTCTATTGATTAAACTTTGCACTAGGCAGAGTTTTAACATACCTCATTTCTCCTGAAATAGCTCAACCGTTTCAGTTTAAATTTTTGCATCATACAGTTAGCTGCCATATTTACCAGCAATGAATTTT from Okeanomitos corallinicola TIOX110 includes the following:
- a CDS encoding alanine--glyoxylate aminotransferase family protein, producing MDDKLMLMIPGPTPVPEAALLALAKHPIGHRTAEFSNMMGEVTENLKWLHQTENDVLMLNVSGTGAVEAGMINFLSAGDRILVGSNGKFGERWVEVGKAFGLNVETISAEWGKPLDPAQFAEKLQADTNKEIKAVIITHSETSTGVINDLAAINSHVKAHGEALIIVDAVTSLGAYNVAVDALGLDVVASGSQKGYMIPPGLGFVSVSPKAWEAYKTAKLPKYYLDLGKYRKSTAKNTTPFTPPVNLMVALHTTLGMMKKEGLESIFARHERQKNATRAAMKALNLPLFAPDECASPAITAVSVPGMEADKIRSLMKKRFDIALAGGQDHLSNKIFRIGHLGFVCDRDILSCIASLEVVLAELGYDKFTPGAGIGAAAKVFG